In Acipenser ruthenus chromosome 16, fAciRut3.2 maternal haplotype, whole genome shotgun sequence, the following proteins share a genomic window:
- the LOC131697853 gene encoding protein Wnt-11b-like, with protein MEMRNIIVVLTVLLSSEYCGAIHWLGLTVNGSSVGWNQTHHCKLLDGLVPDQLQLCRRNLELMQSIVHAAKQTKLACQKTFSDMRWNCSSIVHAPHFTPDLEKGTRESAVVFALASAAVSHSISRACASGELPSCSCGPAPAEQAGPDFRWGGCGDNLRYGLQMGSAFSDAPMKKSRSGSQATKLMHLHNNAVGRQVLIDSMETKCKCHGVSGSCSVKTCWKGLQDLNDVAADLKSKYLAATKVIHRHVGTRKQLVPRELDIRPVRESELVYLVSSPDYCNENDKQGSYGTQDRQCNKTSNGSDSCNLMCCGRGYNAYTEKIVERCQCKYHWCCYVTCKKCERTVERYVCK; from the exons atggaaatgagaAATATTATCGTCGTGCTAACAGTCCTCCTCAGTTCAGAATATTGTGGCGCTATACACTGGCT CGGTCTTACAGTAAACGGTAGCTCCGTGGGTTGGAACCAGACCCATCACTGTAAGCTGTTGGACGGGCTTGTCCCGGACCAGTTGCAGCTCTGCAGGAGGAACCTGGAGCTGATGCAGAGCATTGTCCACGCCGCCAAACAGACCAAACTGGCATGCCAGAAAACCTTCTCCGATATGAGGTGGAACTGCTCTTCCATCGTGCACGCGCCCCACTTCACCCCCGACCTGGAGAAAG GTACTAGAGAGTCTGCGGTGGTCTTCGCTCTCGCCTCCGCCGCAGTGAGCCACTCCATCTCCAGAGCCTGCGCGTCTGGAGAGCTGCCGAGCTGCTCCTGCGGGCCCGCTCCTGCGGAACAGGCCGGGCCCGACTTCAGATGGGGCGGCTGCGGGGACAACCTCCGCTACGGTCTGCAGATGGGGTCGGCTTTCTCTGATGCGCCCATGAAAAAGAGCCGATCAGGCTCGCAGGCTACAAAACTGATGCACCTGCACAACAACGCTGTTGGTAGACAG GTTCTGATTGATTCTATGGAAACCAAATGCAAATGTCACGGCGTGTCCGGCTCCTGCTCGGTGAAAACCTGCTGGAAGGGCCTGCAGGATCTAAATGATGTCGCCGCAGACCTCAAGTCCAAATACCTGGCAGCCACCAAAGTGATCCACCGCCACGTCGGGACCAGGAAGCAGCTGGTCCCTCGCGAGCTGGACATCAGGCCCGTGAGAGAGAGCGAGCTTGTGTACCTGGTCAGCTCCCCGGATTACTGCAACGAGAACGACAAGCAAGGCTCATACGGGACACAGGACAG GCAGTGCAACAAGACCTCCAATGGCAGTGACAGCTGTAATCTCATGTGCTGTGGCCGAGGCTACAACGCTTACACAGAGAAGATTGTGGAGCGCTGCCAGTGCAAGTACCACTGGTGCTGCTACGTCACCTGCAAGAAGTGTGAGAGGACCGTGGAGAGATACGTGTGCAAGTAA